TCTAAAATATTGGCTACTATAAACTTATCTTCAACCACAAAGGCAATGTCTCTAGAAAAGATCTGATTATAATCTTCAATTACATTGGGGCGATATACGGTAACACCGTGCTTTTCAAAAACCGCTGCTACTGCTTCCATTTCAACCACCATAGCTGCTTCAACTGGGTAAGTACCTTGCTGAATGTGGCGCGCCGATTTGGGGTCGTATGCTTCTTCTAATTTAGGAGTGGGACCATTACTCTTTGCAGAACCGAGCACTACGGCTTTTAGCCTTGAAAATTCATTGGTAACATTGAGTTTAATCATAATTTCAAATATAAAAAAAGCACTTCTTTACTGAAGTGCTTTTTCACAATTTTTATTGTCATTATCTTTTTTCTACTGGCTTAAAACTTCTAAGGTTTTCACCAATATATACTTGTCTCGGACGGCCAATAGGCTCTTTTCGTTGACGCATTTCTTTCCATTGTGCAATCCACCCTGGCAATCTTCCAAGGGCAAACATAGGTGTAAACATTTCTACAGGAATTCCTAAAGCTCTGTAAATAATACCTGAGTAAAAATCTACATTTGGATAAAGTTTACGATCTACAAAATAAGAATCCTCAAGAGCCTCTTTTTCCAGGCCTTTTGCTATATCCAGCACTGGGTCTTCAATACCGAGCGCAGTTAAAACTTCATCTGCAGACTTTTTGATAATCTTAGCCCGAGGATCGAAGTTTTTATATACTCTATGTCCAAAGCCCATAAGTCTAAACGGATCTTCTTTGTCTTTTGCCTTGTTCATAAATTTATGAGTGTCGCCACCATCTTCTTTAATGGCTTCAAGCATTTCTATCACAGCTTGGTTAGCACCACCGTGTAATGGACCCCAAAGGGCATTAATTCCTGCAGATATAGACACAAACAAACCAGCATGAGAAGAACCTACAATACGTACAGTAGATGTTGAGCAATTTTGCTCATGATCTGCATGCAGAATTAATAATTTATCTAAGGCATCTACTACCTTTTTATCTACGCTATAATTTTGGTTAGGCTTGTGAAACATCATTTTATGAAAATTCTCCACATACCCTAAGCTGTCATCACCGTAGTCTAAGGGCAATCCAGCTCTTTTTCTGTGAGCCCAAGCAGTTAAAACAGGGAATTTAGCCAACATACGAACGATAGCGTTATACATTTCTTCTTCACTGTCTACATTTACAGATGAAGGATTAAATGCTACTAGCGCAGATGTTAGCGAAGACAACACACCCATTGGATGCGCAGATTTTGGAAAACCATCAAGTATTTTCTTTACGTCATCGTCAACATGAGATTGCTCTCTTATATCTGAATGAAATTTTGCCAACTCCTCTTTTGTAGGTAATTCTCCAAAAATCAAAAGATAAGCTACTTCTAAAAAATCAGCTTTATCTGCTAATTCTTCAATAGAATATCCTCTATATCTTAAAATACCTTCTTCCCCATTTAAGAACGTGATGGCACTTTCACAAGAACCTGTATTCTTATATCCAGGATCTAGCGTTGTTACACCTCCTGTGGCTCCTCGGAGCGCTTTAATATCAATGGCTACTTCATTTTCGGTACCAACAACTACTGGAAATTCATATGATTTTCCGTCAATTGTTAATGTGGCTATTTTAGACATATATGCTTTTGGTTTTTTATTAAAATTTCAGAATTATGCTTGTATTCTACTTGCAAACAAAGAAGATGCTAATTTACGAAATATCACACAAATTTTTTAACAAATTAGTGGCTTTGTAGGTTAAAATATCCTTAAATAAACACAGACTACATAAAAAAGAAACCTCTCAAGTATACTACAAGAGAGGTTTATTAAAATTTATAGGTATTCTACCTATATCTTAAATGCATTTTTACCTGGGTAATACGCTACATCTGCTAATTCCTCTTCTATTCTGAGAAGTTGGTTGTATTTAGCCATACGGTCGCTACGTGATGCTGATCCCGTTTTTATTTGTCCGCAATTTAGGGCAACCGCTAAATCTGCAATAGTATTATCTTCTGTTTCTCCACTACGATGACTCATCACAGAAGTGTATCCAGCATTCTGAGCCATTGTTACCGCAGCTATTGTTTCGGTTAGCGTACCTATTTGATTCACCTTAATTAATATAGAATTGGCAATATTTTCATCTATACCTTTAGAAAGGCGCTCCACATTGGTTACAAACAAGTCGTCACCAACTAGTTGTACTTTGTCTCCAACTTTTTCAGTAAGAGATTTCCAACCTTCCCAATCATTTTCATCCATACCATCTTCTATAGAAAGGATAGGGTATTTTTCACATAATTCTGCTAGGTATACCGCTTGTTCTTCGCTACTTCTCACTTTACCCGAATCCCCTTCAAACTTCGTATAGTCGTATTTTCCATTTACGAAGAACTCTGCTGCCGCACAATCTAGGGCTATCATTATATCATCGCCCATGGTATACCCTGCGTTTTTAACGGCCATTGCAATGGTATCTAAAGCGTCTTCGGTTCCGGCAAGTGTTGGTGCAAAACCACCTTCATCGCCTACCGCTGTACTTAAATTTCTATCGTGTAAAACCTTCTTCAAATTATGGAAAATTTCAGAACCCATCTGCATGGCATGAGTAAAGCTATGTGCCTTTACTGGTATCACCATAAACTCTTGAAATGCAATTGGCGCATCACTATGCGAGCCTCCATTAATAATGTTCATCATAGGCACAGGAAGTGTTTTAGCACTTACTCCTCCTACATAACGGTACAACGGCTGCCCTAATTCTGCTGCTGCTGCCTTAGCACAAGCTAAAGAAACTCCCAAAATGGCATTTGCCCCAAGTTTTGATTTATTAGGAGTACCATCTAAATCAATCATTATTTGATCTATTTGTGCTTGTTCAAAAACTGAAACTCCCAAAAGTGTTCCTGCAATTTTTCCATTTACATTTTCGACTGCTTGTAACACTCCTTTACCCATATAGTTATCACCACCATCGCGCAATTCCACGGCTTCGTGCTCTCCAGTTGATGCTCCGGAAGGAACAGCAGCGCGACCCAAGTATCCATGCTCGGTAATTACGTCAACTTCTATAGTTGGATTTCCTCTTGAATCAAAAATTTGTCTGGCGTGTATGTCTATAATAATGCTCATATTATACTATTTAACTATGTCTAGTAGAGCGAAGTCGAAACTTGATTTCAATTTTAGAAATTGTATCTAGTTCTTATTAGCGCTCAAACGGACCGATTATTTTGAATTTTTAATATGCGCTACAAAATCATCAAAAAGATATCTTGAGTCGTGTGGTCCTGGACTCGCTTCTGGATGGTATTGTACCGAAAAAACTGGTTTATCTTTTAACCGTATGCCTGCGGCAGTATGATCATTTAAGTGTAAGTGTGTAATTTCTACTTCTGCATGGGCTTCAGCCTCTTCTCTATTTATTGCAAATCCATGGTTCTGTGAAGTAATTTCACCTTTTCCAACTACTAAATTAAGGATAGGATGGTTAATTCCGCGATGTCCATGATGCATTTTATAGGTTGAAATACCATTAGCAAGTGCTAAGACTTGATGCCCTAAACAAATACCAAATAGAGGTTTGCCACTTGCAATGATTTGTTTAGTGGTTTCTATAGCTTCAGTTAACGGTTCTGGATCTCCTGGGCCATTAGAAAGAAAATATCCGTCAGGATTAAAAGCTTTCATATCTTCAAAAGAGGCATTGTATGGAAACACTTTGATATAACAATCTCTTTCAGCTAGATTTCGAAGAATGTTTTTCTTAATTCCTATATCCAAGGCTGAAATTTTATACGATGCGTTCTCATCTCCATAGAAGTATGGTTCTTTGGTAGACACCTTGCTTGCCAATT
This Rasiella rasia DNA region includes the following protein-coding sequences:
- a CDS encoding citrate synthase produces the protein MSKIATLTIDGKSYEFPVVVGTENEVAIDIKALRGATGGVTTLDPGYKNTGSCESAITFLNGEEGILRYRGYSIEELADKADFLEVAYLLIFGELPTKEELAKFHSDIREQSHVDDDVKKILDGFPKSAHPMGVLSSLTSALVAFNPSSVNVDSEEEMYNAIVRMLAKFPVLTAWAHRKRAGLPLDYGDDSLGYVENFHKMMFHKPNQNYSVDKKVVDALDKLLILHADHEQNCSTSTVRIVGSSHAGLFVSISAGINALWGPLHGGANQAVIEMLEAIKEDGGDTHKFMNKAKDKEDPFRLMGFGHRVYKNFDPRAKIIKKSADEVLTALGIEDPVLDIAKGLEKEALEDSYFVDRKLYPNVDFYSGIIYRALGIPVEMFTPMFALGRLPGWIAQWKEMRQRKEPIGRPRQVYIGENLRSFKPVEKR
- the eno gene encoding phosphopyruvate hydratase, which codes for MSIIIDIHARQIFDSRGNPTIEVDVITEHGYLGRAAVPSGASTGEHEAVELRDGGDNYMGKGVLQAVENVNGKIAGTLLGVSVFEQAQIDQIMIDLDGTPNKSKLGANAILGVSLACAKAAAAELGQPLYRYVGGVSAKTLPVPMMNIINGGSHSDAPIAFQEFMVIPVKAHSFTHAMQMGSEIFHNLKKVLHDRNLSTAVGDEGGFAPTLAGTEDALDTIAMAVKNAGYTMGDDIMIALDCAAAEFFVNGKYDYTKFEGDSGKVRSSEEQAVYLAELCEKYPILSIEDGMDENDWEGWKSLTEKVGDKVQLVGDDLFVTNVERLSKGIDENIANSILIKVNQIGTLTETIAAVTMAQNAGYTSVMSHRSGETEDNTIADLAVALNCGQIKTGSASRSDRMAKYNQLLRIEEELADVAYYPGKNAFKI
- the carA gene encoding glutamine-hydrolyzing carbamoyl-phosphate synthase small subunit, whose amino-acid sequence is MKYQTRKPALILLADGTIFHGKAVGGKNGSAFGEVCFNTGMTGYQEIFTDPSYFGQLMVTTNAHIGNYGTTKDEVESDSIKIAGLICRNFSYHYSRAEADASLEEFLNDNNLLAISDVDTRALVSYIRDNGAMNAVITTEVDKLEDLKKRLSEVPNMNGLELASKVSTKEPYFYGDENASYKISALDIGIKKNILRNLAERDCYIKVFPYNASFEDMKAFNPDGYFLSNGPGDPEPLTEAIETTKQIIASGKPLFGICLGHQVLALANGISTYKMHHGHRGINHPILNLVVGKGEITSQNHGFAINREEAEAHAEVEITHLHLNDHTAAGIRLKDKPVFSVQYHPEASPGPHDSRYLFDDFVAHIKNSK